A single genomic interval of Thermovibrio guaymasensis harbors:
- a CDS encoding class I SAM-dependent rRNA methyltransferase produces MLQVSIKPGREKRIRGFHPWVYKNDILSFSRRPKPGELCIVRDHRGSFLAKGYINPDSYIAIRILTFKKDEEIDYQFFVKRIEEALSYRKELVPENCTAFRLIHSEADYLPGLIADYYDGYLVIQVTTLGMEILKETVVRALVEVVKPKGIYEKSTVQTRELEGLPLIEQPLYGDVPERVVILENGIKFNVQIVGGQKTGYFLDQRENKLLFAKEFVKEGDRVLDAFCHLGGFGIHAAVIGKAKEVVALDSSQLALDLAKENAQLNGVADRFTFVKGDAFKVLKKMSQEGEKFDSIVIDPPAFAKSKTVVQQAKRGYKEFFLRGLKMLKPGGRIVVCSCSHHITPPMLEEILISAAYDTRTPLRVLYTTYQAKDHPFVLQIPESRYLKCIFARRFEWEV; encoded by the coding sequence TTGCTTCAAGTATCAATCAAACCGGGAAGGGAAAAGAGGATAAGGGGGTTTCACCCCTGGGTTTACAAAAACGATATTCTCTCCTTCTCAAGGAGGCCAAAACCTGGGGAGCTCTGCATCGTAAGGGACCACAGGGGAAGTTTCCTTGCAAAGGGTTACATAAACCCTGATAGCTACATAGCAATAAGGATTCTAACCTTCAAGAAAGACGAAGAGATAGACTATCAGTTTTTCGTAAAGAGAATAGAAGAAGCCCTCTCATACAGGAAAGAGCTTGTTCCTGAAAACTGCACAGCCTTCAGATTAATTCACTCTGAGGCCGACTATCTTCCAGGTTTAATTGCAGACTACTACGACGGATACTTGGTAATTCAGGTCACAACCCTCGGAATGGAGATTCTAAAAGAAACGGTCGTTAGGGCTTTAGTTGAAGTTGTCAAACCAAAGGGTATTTACGAGAAGTCAACCGTCCAGACAAGGGAGCTTGAGGGATTGCCATTAATTGAACAGCCCCTATACGGTGATGTCCCCGAAAGAGTAGTAATCCTTGAAAACGGGATAAAGTTCAACGTCCAAATAGTTGGAGGACAGAAGACAGGCTACTTCCTTGACCAGAGGGAGAACAAGCTCCTATTTGCAAAGGAGTTCGTAAAGGAGGGAGATAGAGTCCTTGACGCCTTCTGCCACCTTGGAGGTTTCGGAATTCACGCTGCAGTCATAGGAAAAGCTAAAGAAGTCGTAGCACTTGATAGCTCACAGCTTGCCCTTGACCTTGCTAAGGAAAACGCCCAGTTAAACGGGGTTGCAGACAGGTTTACCTTCGTTAAGGGGGATGCCTTTAAAGTCCTAAAGAAGATGAGCCAGGAAGGGGAAAAGTTTGACTCAATAGTTATAGACCCTCCAGCCTTCGCAAAGAGTAAGACCGTAGTCCAGCAGGCAAAGAGGGGTTATAAGGAGTTCTTCTTAAGGGGACTAAAGATGCTAAAGCCGGGAGGAAGGATAGTCGTCTGTTCATGCTCCCACCACATAACTCCGCCAATGCTTGAAGAAATCCTCATATCTGCAGCCTACGACACAAGAACCCCACTGAGAGTCCTCTACACAACTTACCAGGCAAAGGACCATCCCTTCGTCCTTCAGATTCCGGAGAGCAGGTACTTAAAGTGCATATTCGCAAGGAGATTTGAGTGGGAGGTATAG
- a CDS encoding geranylgeranyl reductase family protein, translating into MVYDIIVSGLGPAGCSFLKELSGSGLKVLAIEKEKFPRKKPCAGGLTPKAYKLLSSLFPKLEKVVRARSKEIELHYKSRTSLIKSREPLTFLTDRSELDNFLFEELPSEELKIHTGERCISVERLEDGKISVKTDKDSYTCRVLIVSDGANSRVANQLKVERDLGFTYEIDVEGKGEDRIVIDFTHFSWGYYWAFPKGNFITTGVGEFKSKENFKRLYQLLKEFNEKHGFKGKEIWKGGFPIPAGKGKNDVYRDRVLFLGDAGGLVDPLTGEGIYYAARSGVLAAKVIKSSFEKGNFKVLRTYKELVDSEMGEEFKWARITGRLFFPLRNLNFFLIERSEKVSAIAAKLMSGDISYRESFFSFFKAVPGALLKI; encoded by the coding sequence ATGGTCTACGATATAATCGTTTCCGGCCTCGGACCGGCCGGCTGCTCCTTCTTAAAGGAGCTCTCTGGTTCAGGGCTAAAAGTGCTTGCAATTGAAAAAGAGAAGTTTCCGAGGAAAAAACCCTGCGCCGGAGGGCTAACACCAAAAGCCTACAAACTCCTCTCCTCCCTTTTCCCAAAGCTAGAGAAGGTCGTAAGGGCCCGCTCAAAGGAGATAGAGCTCCACTACAAAAGTAGGACTTCATTAATAAAGAGTAGAGAACCTTTAACTTTCCTTACAGACAGGAGCGAACTTGACAATTTCCTGTTTGAGGAGCTCCCCTCTGAAGAGCTCAAAATCCACACGGGGGAAAGGTGCATCTCCGTAGAGAGGTTAGAGGACGGGAAAATATCTGTAAAAACAGATAAAGATTCCTACACCTGCAGAGTTCTAATTGTTAGCGACGGGGCAAACAGTAGAGTAGCAAATCAGCTTAAAGTGGAAAGGGATTTGGGGTTTACTTACGAAATTGACGTAGAAGGGAAAGGGGAAGATAGAATAGTAATTGACTTTACCCACTTTTCATGGGGCTACTACTGGGCCTTCCCAAAGGGAAACTTCATAACAACAGGAGTAGGGGAGTTTAAGAGTAAGGAGAACTTTAAAAGGCTCTACCAGCTCCTTAAAGAGTTTAACGAAAAACACGGATTCAAAGGAAAGGAAATCTGGAAGGGAGGATTTCCAATTCCAGCAGGAAAGGGAAAGAACGACGTCTACAGGGATAGGGTTCTCTTCTTAGGAGATGCGGGAGGTCTAGTTGACCCTTTAACAGGAGAGGGGATTTACTACGCAGCTAGAAGCGGGGTTTTAGCTGCTAAAGTTATTAAGTCTTCCTTTGAAAAGGGGAACTTCAAAGTCTTAAGAACCTACAAAGAGTTAGTTGACAGTGAAATGGGAGAGGAGTTTAAATGGGCAAGAATTACCGGAAGGCTCTTTTTTCCCCTTAGGAACTTAAACTTCTTCCTAATAGAGCGCTCAGAAAAGGTGTCCGCCATCGCAGCAAAGTTAATGTCGGGGGATATTTCTTATAGAGAGAGTTTCTTCTCCTTCTTTAAAGCTGTTCCAGGAGCCCTATTAAAAATCTAA
- the carA gene encoding glutamine-hydrolyzing carbamoyl-phosphate synthase small subunit: protein MLKRKKAILALEDGTYYEGLSFGAEGETYGEVVFTTSMTGYQEIITDPSFKGQIVTMTCPLIGNVGANREDVESDGPKAEGFIVKEISEIYSNWRAEKSFEDYLKEYGVVGICEIDTRELTKKLRSAGTMRGVISTVDLDVDSLISKARSIPPMEGLNLVDEVTTKEPYEWELGTWKLGEGYPRRKDFKYSVVVLDFGIRYNILRNLVDVGIKPTVVPANTPPEDILKMKPDGIFLSCGPGDPAAVTYAIETIRYLIATYNKPIFGICLGHQLTALALGASTYKLKFGHRGANQPVKNKKTGRVEITAQNHGFAVDESTLPEELEVTHYSLNDGTVEGLKHKTKPLFTVQYHPESSPGPHDSRYLFREFERLIGDYRGR, encoded by the coding sequence ATGCTAAAGAGGAAGAAAGCAATTCTCGCTTTAGAAGACGGAACTTACTACGAAGGCCTCAGTTTTGGGGCAGAAGGGGAAACTTACGGAGAAGTAGTATTCACAACGTCTATGACGGGGTATCAGGAGATAATAACCGACCCCTCATTTAAAGGACAGATAGTAACGATGACCTGCCCTTTAATAGGGAACGTCGGAGCAAACAGAGAAGACGTTGAGTCTGATGGACCAAAAGCTGAAGGATTCATAGTAAAGGAGATATCTGAGATCTATTCCAACTGGAGGGCGGAAAAGTCCTTTGAAGACTACCTGAAGGAGTACGGAGTAGTAGGAATCTGTGAAATTGACACTAGGGAACTAACGAAGAAGCTAAGAAGTGCAGGAACTATGAGGGGAGTTATCTCAACAGTTGACCTTGACGTAGACAGTCTAATTTCAAAGGCCCGTTCAATTCCTCCAATGGAAGGTTTAAACCTCGTTGATGAAGTTACAACGAAAGAGCCCTACGAGTGGGAACTTGGAACCTGGAAGCTGGGAGAGGGATACCCAAGGAGAAAGGACTTTAAGTACTCCGTTGTAGTCCTAGACTTTGGAATCAGGTACAACATCTTAAGGAACCTGGTTGACGTAGGCATAAAACCTACAGTAGTTCCGGCAAACACTCCCCCTGAAGATATCCTGAAGATGAAGCCTGATGGAATATTCCTATCCTGCGGCCCGGGAGACCCTGCCGCAGTAACCTACGCAATTGAGACTATCAGATACCTTATTGCAACCTACAACAAACCCATATTTGGAATATGTCTAGGACATCAACTTACTGCTCTTGCCCTCGGAGCTTCAACCTATAAGCTGAAGTTTGGCCACAGGGGAGCCAACCAGCCTGTAAAGAACAAGAAGACCGGAAGGGTTGAAATTACCGCTCAAAACCACGGCTTTGCAGTCGATGAAAGTACTCTGCCTGAAGAGCTTGAGGTTACCCATTACTCCTTAAACGATGGAACTGTTGAAGGGTTAAAGCATAAGACAAAACCCCTCTTCACAGTCCAGTACCACCCTGAGAGCTCCCCCGGCCCCCACGACTCAAGGTACCTATTTAGGGAGTTTGAAAGGCTAATAGGGGATTACAGGGGAAGGTAA
- the galU gene encoding UTP--glucose-1-phosphate uridylyltransferase GalU, with translation MIRKAVIPVAGLGTRFLPATKAQPKEMLPIVDKPVIQYIVEEAVRAGIRQIIFVTGKHKRAIEDHFDRNLELERALEEKGKEELLKIVREISELAEFIYIRQKEPLGLGHAILTAEPAVGNEPFAVFLGDDVMVSEPPAIKQLIEVFNRFKCSVLGLQEVPEEEVSKYGIAGGKEVEPGVIKVDQLVEKPSPEEAPGNLAIAGRYILTPRIFEMLRKTRPGKGGEIQLTDAIALLSEREAIYGRIMEGKRYDTGNKIGFLEATVDFALSREDLREPFLEFLKKKLKPGERDG, from the coding sequence ATGATAAGGAAAGCCGTAATACCCGTTGCAGGGCTCGGAACAAGGTTCTTACCGGCGACGAAAGCACAGCCTAAAGAGATGCTCCCGATAGTTGATAAACCCGTAATCCAGTACATAGTTGAGGAGGCTGTAAGGGCAGGAATAAGACAGATAATCTTCGTTACGGGAAAGCACAAAAGGGCAATAGAAGACCACTTTGACAGAAACCTTGAGCTTGAAAGGGCACTTGAGGAAAAGGGAAAAGAAGAGCTCCTTAAAATAGTTAGGGAAATTTCAGAACTTGCAGAATTCATATACATAAGGCAGAAAGAGCCCCTGGGCCTTGGACACGCCATACTAACTGCAGAGCCTGCAGTTGGAAACGAACCTTTTGCCGTTTTCCTTGGAGACGACGTTATGGTCTCTGAACCACCTGCGATAAAACAGCTCATTGAAGTCTTCAACAGGTTTAAGTGCTCAGTTCTCGGCCTTCAGGAGGTCCCCGAGGAAGAGGTAAGTAAGTACGGAATTGCTGGAGGCAAAGAGGTTGAACCTGGAGTAATAAAGGTTGACCAGTTAGTAGAGAAGCCTTCACCGGAGGAAGCTCCCGGAAACCTTGCAATTGCAGGTAGGTACATCTTAACCCCCAGAATATTTGAGATGCTGAGGAAGACAAGGCCAGGAAAAGGAGGCGAAATTCAGCTTACAGATGCAATAGCTCTTCTCTCAGAGAGAGAGGCCATATATGGTAGGATAATGGAAGGTAAGCGTTACGATACAGGTAATAAGATTGGTTTCTTAGAAGCCACTGTTGACTTTGCCCTATCAAGGGAAGACCTTAGAGAACCGTTTTTAGAATTCCTTAAGAAAAAACTCAAACCGGGAGAGAGAGATGGCTGA